One genomic segment of Clostridium estertheticum subsp. estertheticum includes these proteins:
- a CDS encoding urocanate hydratase: MISNMNIKEAMTISLDDYLPNMPEFVRGIRRAPDRGFHLSKSQTEISLKNALRYIPEKYHEVLIPEFMNELTTRGRIYGYRFRPEGRIYGKSIDEYEGKCAEGKAFQVMIDNNLDSDVALYPYELVTYGETGSVCQNWMQYRLIKKYLEIMTQDQTLVLESGHPLGLFKSKPDAPRVIITNSLMIGMFDNQKDWEIAEEMGVANYGQMTAGGWMYIGPQGIVHGTYNTLLNAGRMKLGIPNDGDLRGHIFVTSGLGGMSGAQPKAIEIANSVGIVAEVDESRIQTRLNQGWVMRQSSDLDEVFEIAEEYLKKKEPMSIGYHGNIVDLLEYIVKNNKSIDLLSDQTSCHAAYEGGYCPKGVTFEERTELLAKDRDTFCKLVDKSLRRHFELIKTLVERGTYFFDYGNSFMKAIYDAGVKEISKNGVDEKDGFIFPSYVEDIMGPQLFDYGYGPFRWVCLSGKNEDLIKTDHAAMSCIDPNRRYQDRDNYNWIRDAEKNNLVVGTKARILYQDATGRVNIALKFNEMVRKGEIGIVMMGRDHHDVSGTDSPFRETSNIKDGSNVMADMAVQCFAGNAARGMSLVALHNGGGVGIGKSINGGFGLVLDGSYRVDEIIKSALSWDVMSGVARRSWARNEHSIETAIEFNNTHRGTDHVTIPYLTNEKLVADTVSKHFDK; this comes from the coding sequence ATGATTAGCAACATGAATATTAAAGAGGCTATGACAATTTCTTTAGATGATTATTTGCCTAATATGCCTGAATTTGTTAGGGGTATAAGAAGAGCTCCAGATAGAGGCTTCCATCTTTCAAAATCTCAGACAGAAATATCACTTAAGAATGCACTTCGTTATATTCCAGAGAAATATCATGAAGTGCTTATACCAGAATTTATGAATGAGCTTACTACAAGAGGCAGAATATATGGATACAGATTTCGGCCCGAAGGAAGAATATATGGAAAATCAATAGATGAATATGAAGGGAAATGTGCAGAAGGTAAAGCTTTTCAGGTTATGATTGATAATAATCTTGATTCCGATGTGGCGTTATATCCTTATGAGCTTGTTACTTACGGTGAAACAGGAAGTGTATGCCAAAATTGGATGCAATATAGACTTATAAAGAAATATCTAGAAATAATGACTCAAGATCAAACTTTGGTTTTAGAATCAGGACATCCTCTTGGACTTTTCAAATCAAAACCTGATGCACCAAGAGTAATAATTACAAATTCACTGATGATAGGCATGTTTGATAATCAAAAGGATTGGGAAATAGCAGAGGAAATGGGTGTTGCAAATTATGGACAAATGACTGCAGGTGGATGGATGTATATAGGACCTCAGGGCATAGTTCATGGTACTTACAATACTTTATTAAATGCAGGCAGAATGAAGCTTGGTATTCCCAATGATGGTGACTTAAGAGGGCATATATTTGTAACATCAGGTTTGGGTGGTATGAGTGGTGCTCAGCCAAAAGCAATTGAAATAGCAAATAGTGTGGGGATTGTAGCTGAGGTTGATGAATCAAGAATTCAAACAAGACTTAATCAAGGATGGGTTATGAGGCAATCATCAGATCTTGATGAGGTATTTGAAATTGCCGAGGAGTATTTGAAAAAGAAAGAGCCAATGTCAATTGGATATCATGGAAATATAGTTGATTTGCTAGAGTATATAGTGAAAAACAACAAAAGTATTGACTTGTTATCTGACCAAACATCCTGTCATGCGGCTTATGAAGGTGGTTATTGTCCTAAGGGAGTAACATTTGAGGAAAGAACAGAGCTTCTTGCTAAGGATAGGGACACCTTTTGTAAATTAGTTGATAAGAGTTTAAGACGTCACTTTGAACTTATAAAAACATTGGTTGAAAGAGGAACATATTTCTTTGATTATGGTAACTCATTTATGAAAGCAATTTATGATGCTGGGGTTAAGGAAATATCAAAAAATGGAGTAGATGAAAAGGATGGCTTTATATTTCCATCTTACGTAGAGGATATAATGGGACCTCAGCTATTCGATTATGGATATGGACCATTTAGATGGGTATGTTTAAGTGGAAAGAATGAAGACTTAATTAAAACAGACCATGCTGCAATGAGCTGTATAGATCCAAATAGAAGATATCAGGATAGAGATAACTATAATTGGATAAGGGATGCAGAAAAAAATAATCTTGTGGTTGGTACCAAAGCAAGAATACTTTATCAGGATGCTACAGGAAGAGTAAATATAGCTCTTAAGTTCAATGAAATGGTAAGAAAAGGAGAGATAGGAATTGTTATGATGGGTAGAGATCATCATGATGTAAGTGGTACTGATTCACCATTTAGAGAAACTTCTAATATAAAAGATGGAAGTAACGTTATGGCAGATATGGCTGTGCAATGTTTTGCAGGAAATGCAGCAAGGGGTATGAGTCTTGTAGCACTTCATAACGGAGGTGGTGTTGGAATTGGGAAATCTATAAATGGAGGATTTGGTCTTGTACTTGACGGAAGTTATAGAGTAGATGAGATAATTAAATCTGCGCTTTCCTGGGATGTTATGAGTGGAGTTGCAAGACGTTCTTGGGCAAGAAATGAGCATTCAATAGAAACAGCCATAGAATTTAATAATACACATAGGGGAACAGACCATGTTACTATTCCATATTTAACAAATGAAAAACTTGTAGCGGATACTGTTAGTAAGCATTTTGATAAGTAA
- the hutI gene encoding imidazolonepropionase: protein MIKKDLLIINAAELVTCSGFKAKYGEEMKNIHTIKNGAVVIEGGIIKAVNTTEEILKTYNEEDFEVIDASNKCVLPGFVDSHTHFIFGGYRADEFAWRLRGDSYMDIMERGGGIQNTVKATRDASFEELYNVGFERLNDMIKLGVTTVEGKSGYGLDLDTEIKQLKVMKKLNEEHVMDLAITFLGAHSIPPEYKGKNNEYIDFIIDNVLPVVKDENLAEFCDVFCEDKVFSVEESRKLLLKAKEMGFKLKLHADEIVTLGGSELAAEVGAISADHLLHASDEGIKAMAAKKVISTLLPCTAFCLKEPYARAREMIDSGCGVALASDFNPGSCFTYSIPLVFAVAAIYMKMSMEEAITALTINGAAAVGRADSIGSIDPGKKGDIVILKYPSYNFIPYNTGINIVEKVIKDGNVVVNI, encoded by the coding sequence ATGATAAAAAAAGATTTACTTATAATAAATGCCGCAGAGCTTGTTACTTGTAGCGGGTTCAAAGCAAAATACGGTGAGGAAATGAAAAACATTCATACCATTAAAAATGGGGCCGTTGTTATTGAAGGTGGCATAATTAAAGCTGTTAATACTACAGAAGAAATATTGAAAACTTATAATGAAGAAGATTTTGAAGTTATAGACGCATCTAATAAATGTGTGCTTCCAGGATTTGTAGACTCTCACACTCATTTTATATTTGGTGGCTACAGGGCAGACGAATTTGCTTGGAGACTCAGGGGAGATAGCTATATGGATATAATGGAGAGAGGCGGTGGAATACAAAACACAGTAAAAGCAACAAGGGATGCTTCATTTGAGGAACTTTATAATGTTGGGTTTGAAAGGCTTAATGACATGATTAAGCTTGGAGTAACAACTGTTGAAGGTAAAAGTGGCTATGGTCTTGATTTAGATACGGAAATAAAGCAGCTTAAGGTTATGAAGAAACTTAATGAAGAACATGTTATGGACCTCGCAATTACATTTTTAGGTGCTCATTCAATTCCACCTGAATACAAAGGGAAAAATAATGAGTACATTGACTTTATTATAGATAATGTTCTCCCTGTTGTTAAAGATGAGAATCTCGCAGAGTTTTGTGATGTTTTTTGTGAAGACAAGGTTTTTTCTGTAGAGGAATCACGAAAACTTCTTTTAAAAGCAAAAGAAATGGGTTTTAAACTTAAACTTCATGCAGATGAAATTGTCACTCTTGGAGGTTCAGAGCTTGCAGCAGAGGTGGGGGCAATATCTGCTGATCATTTATTACATGCTTCAGACGAGGGAATAAAGGCAATGGCTGCGAAAAAAGTAATTTCGACTCTCCTTCCATGTACTGCATTTTGCTTAAAAGAGCCATATGCAAGAGCAAGGGAGATGATTGATAGTGGATGCGGCGTAGCACTGGCATCAGACTTTAATCCAGGGAGTTGTTTTACATATTCAATCCCTTTGGTATTCGCAGTGGCAGCTATATATATGAAGATGAGTATGGAAGAGGCTATAACGGCGCTTACAATAAATGGTGCTGCCGCAGTCGGTAGAGCAGATTCCATTGGAAGCATAGACCCTGGTAAGAAGGGTGACATTGTTATTTTGAAATATCCTTCTTATAATTTTATACCATATAATACGGGTATAAACATTGTGGAGAAAGTAATTAAAGATGGGAATGTAGTTGTTAATATATAA
- the ftcD gene encoding glutamate formimidoyltransferase — protein MAKLVECVPNFSEGINKKIIESIVDEVRNAENVKLLDYSSDKDHNRTVVTFVAAPEDAKKAAFQLIKRASELIDMRTQKGAHPRMGATDVVPFIPIQDVTTEECVLMAKELAKKVGEELNIPVYLYEDAATCKSRTNLANIRKGQYEGFFEKIKLPEWKPDFGPCEMNEKSGCTVIGARFPLVAYNVNLGTDNMEIATAIAKKVRFIGGGLRFVKAMGVKLSERNIVQISMNLVNYEKTAVYRAHEMVKMEAQRYGVAVVGSEVIGLVPMKALIDCAEYYLQIENFDISQILEKKLSE, from the coding sequence ATGGCAAAATTAGTAGAATGTGTTCCAAATTTTAGTGAAGGTATAAATAAGAAAATAATTGAAAGTATAGTTGATGAAGTGAGAAATGCAGAAAATGTAAAATTACTTGATTACTCTTCTGATAAAGACCATAACAGGACAGTTGTTACATTTGTTGCTGCACCTGAAGACGCTAAAAAGGCGGCTTTTCAGCTAATTAAAAGAGCATCAGAGCTTATAGATATGAGGACTCAAAAAGGTGCTCATCCAAGAATGGGAGCAACAGATGTTGTTCCATTTATTCCAATTCAAGATGTTACCACAGAGGAATGTGTCTTGATGGCTAAAGAGCTTGCAAAGAAGGTTGGAGAAGAATTAAATATACCTGTTTATCTTTATGAAGATGCAGCTACTTGCAAATCACGAACAAATCTTGCTAATATTAGAAAAGGTCAATATGAAGGATTCTTTGAAAAAATAAAACTTCCAGAATGGAAACCTGATTTTGGACCATGTGAAATGAATGAAAAAAGTGGGTGCACTGTTATAGGTGCTAGATTTCCACTTGTAGCATACAATGTGAACTTAGGTACAGATAATATGGAAATTGCAACTGCTATTGCTAAAAAGGTAAGATTTATAGGAGGCGGGCTTAGATTTGTAAAGGCCATGGGCGTTAAACTTAGCGAAAGAAATATAGTTCAAATTTCTATGAATCTTGTAAATTATGAAAAGACTGCTGTATACAGAGCACATGAAATGGTTAAAATGGAAGCTCAGCGTTATGGAGTAGCCGTTGTTGGTAGTGAAGTTATTGGATTGGTTCCTATGAAAGCATTAATAGACTGTGCTGAATATTATCTTCAAATAGAAAACTTTGATATAAGTCAAATACTTGAAAAGAAACTTTCAGAATAA
- a CDS encoding HutD family protein: MPYNIEIIKKEQYKTSKWSGGTTTELCIYPRDSLYVDRNFKWRLSSAKVEVEESIFTSLPGIARIIMIIEGEILLKHKGHYNAVLKRFEQDNFSGEWTTTSFGKVIDFNLMMAQDYNGKLESIFFNKGETKDIILYSNVNASLKCSQITEAFYVVKGDVKIVTGTKKPINLNKGDLALVTTIEKENNSELKIYSSQEEASIIRASIFLTT; the protein is encoded by the coding sequence ATGCCTTACAATATTGAAATAATTAAAAAAGAGCAATATAAAACAAGTAAATGGTCTGGGGGTACAACAACTGAGCTTTGTATTTATCCTAGGGATTCACTATATGTTGATCGTAATTTTAAATGGAGGCTAAGTTCTGCAAAGGTTGAAGTAGAAGAATCTATATTTACATCTTTACCAGGAATAGCTAGGATCATTATGATTATTGAAGGAGAAATACTTCTTAAACATAAAGGACATTATAATGCTGTGCTAAAAAGATTTGAACAGGATAATTTTAGTGGAGAGTGGACAACAACAAGTTTTGGTAAGGTAATAGATTTTAATTTAATGATGGCACAAGATTATAATGGAAAATTAGAATCAATTTTTTTTAATAAAGGTGAGACTAAAGATATAATATTATACAGCAATGTGAATGCTTCTTTAAAGTGTTCTCAAATAACAGAAGCTTTTTATGTAGTGAAAGGTGATGTGAAAATAGTTACAGGAACAAAGAAACCAATAAATCTTAATAAAGGTGATTTAGCATTAGTAACTACAATAGAGAAAGAAAATAATTCGGAACTTAAAATTTATAGTAGTCAGGAAGAAGCGAGTATTATAAGAGCTTCAATATTCCTAACTACTTAA
- the hutH gene encoding histidine ammonia-lyase: MKEIFLTGNDLTLEEMVSIARRGCKVSIKESALERVKKSRAIIDDIVKNEKAVYGVTTGFGEFCNVSISKEDCRMLQRNLICSHACGYGTKFSNDVVRAIMLLRANALSKGFSGIRPNTLQTLVEMINKGVYPIIPEKGSLGASGDLAPLAHMVLPMIGEGEAEYKGEILPGSIAMERAGITIIELDAKEGLALINGTQVLTATGALATYDAIKLLKVSDIAAALSMEALRGITDAFDPRIHVLRPHPGQLATARNILKLVEGSTYVTRQGEIRVQDAYSLRCIPQIHGASKDAINYVKAQVEMEINSVTDNPIVTEEGDVISGGNFHGEPMALSFDFLGIGSAEIASVSERRLERLINPQLNDLPAFLAKHGGLNSGFMITQYAAAALVSENKILAHPASVDSIPSSANQEDLVSMGTIAARKARDIVDNATRVVSTEILAACQAIDFRKGAGFKLGMATQEAYNLVRKSVDFIEYDIVMYKDLDRVTELVKSGKLLEAVEKIVEIEY, translated from the coding sequence ATGAAAGAAATATTTTTGACAGGGAATGATTTAACTTTAGAGGAAATGGTAAGTATAGCTAGAAGAGGTTGTAAGGTTTCAATAAAAGAAAGTGCTCTAGAAAGAGTTAAAAAATCAAGAGCGATAATTGATGATATAGTTAAAAATGAAAAGGCTGTTTATGGTGTAACTACAGGTTTTGGCGAATTTTGTAATGTGAGTATTTCTAAAGAAGATTGTAGAATGCTTCAAAGAAATTTGATCTGTTCACATGCTTGTGGATATGGTACTAAATTCTCAAATGACGTTGTACGAGCTATAATGCTTTTAAGAGCTAATGCACTATCAAAAGGATTTTCAGGAATAAGACCAAATACTTTACAAACACTGGTTGAAATGATTAATAAAGGAGTTTATCCAATAATTCCTGAAAAAGGATCTTTGGGGGCATCAGGAGATTTAGCTCCACTTGCACATATGGTTTTACCTATGATTGGCGAAGGGGAAGCAGAGTATAAAGGAGAAATATTACCAGGCAGCATTGCTATGGAAAGAGCAGGAATTACCATAATAGAACTTGATGCAAAAGAAGGATTAGCACTTATAAATGGCACTCAAGTTTTAACTGCAACAGGAGCTTTAGCTACTTATGATGCCATAAAGTTATTAAAAGTTAGTGATATAGCGGCAGCTTTGTCAATGGAAGCTTTAAGAGGGATTACAGATGCTTTTGATCCAAGGATTCATGTACTAAGACCACATCCAGGACAACTAGCAACAGCAAGAAATATATTAAAACTAGTTGAAGGCAGTACTTATGTAACAAGACAAGGCGAAATAAGAGTGCAGGATGCTTACTCATTAAGATGTATACCACAAATTCATGGTGCAAGCAAGGATGCCATAAATTATGTAAAAGCTCAAGTTGAAATGGAAATAAATTCAGTTACAGATAATCCTATAGTAACAGAAGAAGGGGATGTAATTTCAGGAGGTAATTTTCACGGAGAACCTATGGCGTTAAGTTTTGACTTCTTAGGAATTGGATCAGCTGAAATCGCTAGCGTATCTGAAAGAAGATTAGAAAGATTAATCAACCCTCAATTGAATGATTTGCCAGCGTTCTTAGCTAAACATGGTGGATTAAACTCAGGATTTATGATTACCCAATATGCAGCAGCAGCTTTAGTATCTGAAAATAAAATACTAGCTCATCCTGCATCAGTAGACTCAATACCTTCATCAGCTAATCAAGAAGACTTAGTTAGTATGGGAACAATAGCAGCAAGAAAGGCTAGAGACATAGTTGATAATGCAACTAGAGTAGTTTCAACAGAAATATTAGCTGCATGTCAAGCTATAGATTTCAGAAAAGGTGCTGGATTTAAACTTGGCATGGCAACCCAAGAAGCTTACAATTTAGTTAGGAAATCTGTAGACTTTATTGAGTACGATATAGTTATGTATAAAGATTTAGATAGAGTTACTGAACTTGTTAAGAGCGGAAAATTATTAGAAGCAGTAGAAAAAATAGTTGAAATAGAATATTAA
- a CDS encoding amino acid permease: MSNNVVEDTSESGLKRSLKPRHMNMIAIGGAIGTGLFFTCGNAVSSSGPGGAIVAYGIMGILVFFLMTSLGEMATLIPSAGSFETYASRFIDPALGFALGWNYWFNWAITVAAELVAAGLVIKFWLPSTQTTFWSIGFLIILVSLNLMSARAYGEGEFWFASIKVVTIIVFLIVGVLIIFGIMGGHSIGFSNWVINDGKGHAAPFVGGGVAILSGFLVAGFSFAGTEVVGLAAGESENPEKDVPKAINTVFWRILIFYIGAIAVISFIIPFTDHNLLKNSVSDVAFSPFTMVFQRSGIAAAASIMNAVILTSVLSCGNSGLYAGSRMIYAMAKEGKAPKCFGKLNKRGVPTNALILTAAVASTAFLASLVGDGKIYYILYNLSGITIFIAWLGIAVCHYRFRKAYVAQGRKIEDLKYKAVLYPFGPIFALILCVVVLFGANIWVFKAATFSWFDFITNYGIILVVIGFYLGYKKVNKTKIVPLMECDFELRDCEKSNNKKL, translated from the coding sequence ATGAGTAATAATGTAGTAGAGGATACAAGTGAAAGTGGGTTAAAACGATCTCTAAAACCAAGACATATGAACATGATTGCTATAGGGGGTGCAATCGGAACAGGTCTATTCTTTACTTGTGGTAACGCCGTTAGTTCTTCAGGGCCTGGTGGTGCAATTGTAGCATACGGTATCATGGGTATTCTTGTGTTTTTCTTAATGACATCACTGGGAGAAATGGCAACATTGATACCAAGTGCTGGTTCATTTGAAACCTACGCATCAAGATTTATCGATCCGGCGCTGGGATTTGCATTAGGCTGGAACTATTGGTTTAACTGGGCTATCACCGTAGCGGCAGAATTGGTTGCAGCTGGACTTGTTATTAAATTTTGGTTACCTAGTACTCAAACAACATTTTGGAGTATAGGATTCTTGATTATTTTAGTAAGTTTAAATCTCATGTCTGCAAGAGCATATGGTGAAGGTGAATTTTGGTTTGCAAGTATTAAGGTAGTAACAATTATTGTATTTCTTATTGTTGGTGTACTTATTATATTTGGAATCATGGGAGGCCATTCAATAGGTTTTAGTAATTGGGTGATAAATGATGGCAAAGGTCATGCTGCACCATTTGTTGGAGGTGGAGTAGCAATATTATCAGGCTTTTTAGTAGCAGGATTTTCTTTCGCAGGTACAGAGGTGGTCGGTCTTGCAGCTGGTGAATCAGAAAACCCAGAAAAGGATGTACCAAAAGCAATAAATACAGTTTTTTGGAGAATACTTATATTCTACATTGGTGCAATTGCTGTTATTAGTTTTATTATTCCTTTTACTGATCACAATCTATTGAAAAATAGTGTATCAGATGTAGCATTTAGCCCATTTACTATGGTATTCCAAAGATCTGGTATCGCAGCTGCTGCTTCCATAATGAATGCAGTTATATTAACTTCTGTTCTTTCCTGTGGTAACTCAGGACTTTATGCAGGATCTCGCATGATATACGCTATGGCTAAAGAAGGAAAAGCTCCAAAATGCTTTGGAAAATTAAATAAGAGAGGTGTTCCAACAAATGCACTTATTCTTACCGCAGCTGTTGCATCAACAGCTTTCCTTGCATCGCTTGTTGGTGATGGTAAGATATACTATATACTTTACAACTTATCTGGAATCACAATTTTTATAGCATGGTTGGGAATAGCAGTTTGTCACTACAGATTCAGAAAAGCTTATGTTGCTCAAGGTAGAAAAATTGAAGACTTAAAATATAAAGCAGTGCTTTATCCATTTGGTCCTATATTTGCACTGATACTTTGTGTTGTTGTTTTATTTGGTGCTAATATATGGGTTTTCAAAGCTGCAACTTTCAGCTGGTTTGACTTTATAACTAACTATGGAATTATTCTTGTAGTTATAGGTTTTTACCTTGGATACAAGAAAGTAAACAAAACAAAGATAGTCCCTCTCATGGAATGTGATTTTGAGCTTAGAGACTGCGAGAAATCAAATAATAAGAAATTGTAA
- a CDS encoding tetratricopeptide repeat protein, protein MDYIYCKMFGNFNLTVNKEEIFFPYSKAQGLFCYLLLNKQDNREHISELFWANQEEGYAKKNLRNAIYKINKCSNVSVLVSPQKSIIMLNPNIEIDVDIYKFMSDENEIDVFKGEFLQGFCPKNAENFEIWILEMRENLQCIYRDRLNKKIEKEFQNNNYNIVEKYSKLLIKIDEFNENAYVYLLESYKKQGKYTIAIEAYNKIKILFKDELSISPNDKILNVVNEIVDIMNTRGINKNTDEFFYGRYNELRILQNTYNDFKKNGCLKSVLLVGEAGIGKTRLKDKFIEIVDVDTTYVLETYCFQFEKDCILKPWTVILSKLSQIMKCKKIKIPSLWENIIENCFSGFNKLSNIEQSIKISDNEYTLKYELISNIITNILTKIAETKKVILIFEDIQWIDNGSLRILSSMILHCNTNILCFMTYRNEYNIEIDKFLVSANNHNKILRLDLLRFNNVEVENFIKIVLPKNNFNKEILNKIYNETEGNAFFLTEYINTIKFNSDINIMSSKMKDIMKSRFLDISEECKTILRISSLFFDEIPLYILHELTGEDELKIIDSIEELENKFILKEVTTNNVLSFMFTHQKLREFIYINLSLARRRILHNKIGYIIEKSLTNSKQDVTIYNKLVYHFSNANNNILTLKYSIKSLNVYLNFSHELYPVLYSKDVNFYNNLYFTNSKTIKSIKKIEKGRYLIREGDYEKGVKFISEMIEKANEIDDSDYSIEGYKQMIYYCIQTNNIDGMIKYVNMGLDKAADCNYHMEIGVFLRFKALYKKMQGKYNEAEKLFNESINVFNVTKSLADKYALSIAAAYNYIGDIRRQNMKFQEALEFFKKAIKICEEKNILTSLSIFSINAGETCFNMGAYSKAKMYFQRAMDIYKQFDLMWEKSIVESFMSKIIIDEGNYESALEYLKNSDLHSRLLKNPHEIGIVYMVKAQIKNEMKNNDNLNKIFNIYLHETLQFYCENSIKFLTSSKDNYEIDLLNTLMNKDNIL, encoded by the coding sequence ATGGATTATATATATTGTAAAATGTTTGGTAATTTCAACTTAACTGTCAATAAGGAGGAAATATTTTTCCCTTACAGTAAAGCTCAAGGTCTATTTTGTTATTTACTACTAAATAAGCAAGATAACAGAGAACATATTTCAGAACTTTTTTGGGCTAATCAAGAAGAAGGTTATGCCAAAAAGAATCTAAGAAATGCTATCTATAAAATAAATAAATGCTCTAATGTTTCGGTATTGGTGTCCCCTCAAAAATCAATAATTATGCTCAATCCAAATATAGAAATAGATGTGGATATATATAAGTTTATGAGCGATGAAAATGAAATAGATGTTTTTAAAGGAGAATTTCTACAAGGATTTTGCCCTAAAAATGCGGAAAATTTTGAAATTTGGATATTAGAAATGCGTGAAAATTTGCAATGTATATATAGAGATAGATTAAATAAAAAAATAGAAAAGGAATTCCAAAATAATAATTATAATATTGTTGAAAAATATTCAAAGTTATTAATAAAAATAGATGAATTTAATGAAAATGCTTATGTATATTTACTTGAAAGTTATAAAAAACAAGGCAAATATACCATAGCAATTGAAGCATACAATAAAATTAAGATATTATTTAAAGACGAACTATCCATTTCTCCTAACGATAAAATATTAAACGTAGTTAATGAAATAGTAGATATTATGAATACAAGGGGAATTAATAAAAACACTGATGAATTTTTCTATGGCAGATATAATGAATTGAGAATATTACAAAATACTTACAATGATTTCAAGAAAAATGGATGTTTAAAATCCGTGCTTTTGGTAGGTGAAGCCGGTATAGGTAAAACACGACTTAAAGATAAATTTATAGAAATAGTAGATGTGGATACAACTTATGTTTTAGAAACTTATTGTTTTCAATTTGAAAAAGATTGCATTTTAAAGCCATGGACTGTTATATTATCTAAACTATCTCAAATTATGAAATGTAAAAAAATAAAAATTCCAAGTTTATGGGAAAATATTATTGAAAATTGTTTTTCAGGTTTTAATAAATTAAGCAATATAGAACAAAGCATTAAAATTTCAGATAATGAATACACGTTAAAATATGAATTAATTAGTAATATAATAACTAATATACTTACTAAAATAGCAGAAACAAAAAAAGTAATACTTATTTTTGAAGATATACAGTGGATTGATAATGGTAGTTTAAGGATTTTAAGCAGTATGATTTTACATTGTAATACTAATATTTTGTGTTTCATGACCTATAGAAATGAATACAATATTGAAATAGATAAATTCCTAGTCTCAGCAAATAATCATAATAAAATTTTAAGGCTTGATTTGTTAAGATTTAATAATGTTGAAGTAGAAAATTTTATTAAAATTGTTCTTCCCAAAAACAACTTTAATAAAGAGATATTAAATAAAATATACAATGAAACTGAAGGAAATGCATTTTTTTTAACAGAATATATTAATACTATAAAGTTTAATAGTGATATAAATATTATGTCTTCTAAAATGAAAGATATAATGAAAAGTAGGTTTTTAGATATTTCAGAAGAATGTAAAACTATTTTACGAATCTCATCTTTATTTTTTGATGAAATTCCTTTATACATTTTACATGAACTTACAGGAGAAGACGAACTTAAAATAATTGATTCAATAGAAGAACTTGAAAACAAATTCATATTAAAAGAAGTTACTACCAATAATGTACTAAGTTTTATGTTTACGCATCAGAAGTTAAGAGAATTCATTTATATTAATCTGTCCCTGGCGAGAAGAAGAATTCTTCATAATAAGATAGGATATATTATAGAAAAAAGTTTAACAAATAGCAAGCAAGATGTAACCATTTACAATAAACTTGTTTATCATTTTTCAAATGCAAATAATAATATATTAACATTGAAATATAGTATAAAAAGTTTAAATGTATATTTGAATTTTAGCCATGAACTTTATCCAGTTCTATATTCTAAAGATGTTAATTTTTATAATAACTTATATTTTACTAATAGCAAAACAATTAAAAGCATAAAGAAAATAGAAAAAGGAAGATATCTTATACGTGAAGGAGATTATGAAAAAGGTGTTAAGTTCATAAGTGAAATGATAGAAAAAGCTAATGAAATTGATGATTCAGATTACTCTATAGAAGGATATAAGCAGATGATATATTATTGTATACAGACCAATAATATTGATGGAATGATAAAGTATGTAAATATGGGTTTAGATAAAGCAGCAGATTGTAATTATCATATGGAAATAGGTGTATTTTTACGATTTAAAGCACTATATAAAAAAATGCAGGGAAAATATAACGAAGCAGAGAAACTCTTTAATGAATCTATAAATGTTTTTAATGTAACTAAAAGTTTAGCTGATAAATATGCTTTAAGTATAGCCGCCGCTTATAACTATATAGGAGATATAAGAAGACAAAACATGAAATTTCAGGAAGCTTTAGAATTTTTTAAAAAAGCAATAAAAATATGTGAAGAAAAAAATATACTTACCAGTCTTTCTATTTTTAGTATAAATGCTGGTGAAACATGTTTTAATATGGGAGCGTATTCTAAGGCAAAAATGTATTTTCAAAGGGCTATGGATATATATAAACAATTCGATTTAATGTGGGAAAAGTCTATTGTAGAATCCTTTATGTCTAAAATAATAATTGATGAAGGAAATTATGAAAGTGCTTTAGAATATCTAAAAAATTCAGATTTACATTCAAGATTGCTAAAAAATCCTCATGAAATTGGAATCGTATATATGGTAAAAGCTCAAATTAAAAATGAAATGAAAAATAATGATAATTTAAATAAAATTTTTAATATATACTTGCATGAAACTTTACAATTCTATTGTGAAAATAGCATTAAATTTTTGACTTCCTCAAAGGACAACTATGAAATAGATTTGCTAAACACCTTAATGAATAAAGATAATATTCTTTAA